In the genome of Oxalobacter aliiformigenes, one region contains:
- the argB gene encoding acetylglutamate kinase produces MSKLEPKIKAEILAEALPYIRKFHGKTIVIKYGGNAMTEERLKHGFARDVVLLKLVGMNPVVVHGGGPQIDNALRKVGKSGTFVQGMRITDEETMEVVEWVLGGEVQQDIVMLINQYGGQAVGLTGKDGGLIHAEKMQMPDKDKPGEFIDLGYVGKITSINPAVVKALQDDAFIPVISPIGFSDDGQAYNINADVVAGEIAQILRAEKLIMMTNTPGVLDKKEQLLTDLTAHEIETLFADGTISGGMLPKIGSALEAAKSGVNSVHIIDGRIEHSLLLEILTEQPFGTLIRSH; encoded by the coding sequence ATGAGCAAACTCGAACCGAAAATAAAAGCGGAAATCCTCGCCGAGGCTTTGCCCTATATCCGGAAATTTCATGGAAAAACCATTGTTATCAAATATGGTGGCAATGCTATGACCGAAGAAAGACTGAAACACGGATTTGCGCGCGATGTCGTCCTGTTGAAACTGGTCGGCATGAATCCTGTCGTTGTACATGGTGGTGGTCCACAGATTGACAATGCCTTGCGAAAAGTCGGTAAAAGCGGAACGTTTGTGCAGGGAATGCGGATTACTGATGAAGAAACAATGGAAGTCGTCGAATGGGTGCTTGGCGGAGAAGTGCAACAGGATATTGTCATGCTCATCAACCAGTATGGAGGCCAGGCTGTTGGATTGACAGGCAAGGATGGTGGTCTGATTCATGCCGAAAAAATGCAGATGCCGGACAAGGATAAACCGGGTGAGTTTATCGACCTCGGTTATGTCGGTAAAATTACTTCCATCAATCCGGCTGTTGTCAAAGCCTTGCAGGACGATGCATTTATTCCTGTCATTTCTCCTATTGGATTCAGTGATGATGGCCAAGCATATAATATAAATGCCGATGTCGTCGCCGGTGAAATCGCCCAGATTCTGAGAGCGGAAAAGTTGATCATGATGACCAATACACCTGGTGTACTGGATAAGAAAGAGCAGTTGTTAACGGATCTGACCGCTCATGAAATAGAGACTTTGTTTGCAGATGGAACGATTTCCGGAGGTATGTTGCCCAAAATCGGGTCCGCGCTGGAGGCAGCCAAATCAGGCGTAAATTCTGTTCATATCATAGATGGACGAATTGAACATTCCCTGCTTCTGGAAATTCTGACGGAACAACCATTTGGTACCTTGATTCGTTCTCATTGA
- a CDS encoding BPSS1780 family membrane protein: MNLLKARTGWDWILGGLTLFRKRPFFLTNLFFIYLISLILLSMIPFIGQILPILIAPVFTFLFMYVCFSIDIGRQITFRECFEVLDRTIIWRLVMVGGVYLIFGLFAVGLSFLVEGGNLFFLFVQSSPDKLPSPDLGGMFIALGLIFIVYIPFAMATWFAAPLIGWKKMGFGKALFYSFFTVVREYRPFVVYMFSWVFGFILLNLASGLLNILIGRSAAAFIAFILSVIISVWMYCSFYPTYRDIFGRPDSNL, translated from the coding sequence ATGAATTTATTGAAAGCCAGAACAGGCTGGGACTGGATCCTGGGTGGTTTGACTCTCTTCAGAAAAAGGCCTTTTTTTCTGACCAATCTTTTTTTTATCTATCTGATCAGCCTGATTTTGCTGAGCATGATTCCGTTCATCGGCCAGATTTTGCCCATATTGATTGCCCCTGTTTTTACATTTTTGTTCATGTATGTCTGTTTTTCGATCGATATCGGGAGACAGATTACTTTTCGTGAATGTTTCGAAGTATTGGATCGCACGATTATATGGCGTCTTGTCATGGTGGGGGGAGTGTATCTGATTTTTGGTTTGTTTGCGGTCGGATTGTCTTTTCTGGTGGAGGGGGGAAATCTGTTTTTTCTTTTTGTCCAGAGTTCACCTGATAAATTGCCTTCCCCTGATTTGGGCGGTATGTTCATTGCACTCGGGCTGATTTTTATTGTCTATATTCCATTTGCTATGGCAACGTGGTTTGCCGCTCCACTGATTGGCTGGAAAAAAATGGGTTTTGGAAAAGCGCTTTTCTACAGTTTTTTTACAGTTGTCAGGGAATACAGACCTTTCGTTGTTTATATGTTTTCCTGGGTATTTGGCTTCATATTGCTGAATCTGGCTTCCGGTTTGTTGAATATTTTGATCGGACGATCTGCCGCTGCTTTTATCGCTTTCATACTGTCCGTCATCATATCCGTATGGATGTACTGTTCCTTTTATCCCACTTATCGGGATATTTTCGGCCGTCCGGATTCGAACCTGTAA